A part of Myxococcales bacterium genomic DNA contains:
- the mutL gene encoding DNA mismatch repair endonuclease MutL, translating into MGKIIELSQHVSNQIAAGEVVERPSSVVKELIENALDAEATQIEVRIKDGGLSYIIVQDNGCGMDEDDVRAATKRYATSKISTAHDLESLSSFGFRGEALPSIASISRMSIISRMENQAHGTKALIDAGSIVEVSPQGALRGSRIEVRDLFFNVPARLKFVKSQRAEVSAIDKLIRSFAFVYENVSWKFFSEDKLIFSSAMGEDKSLLRAEALLGKDTRGLLFLFEEKSEVVSIKGALCAPLLTRKDIRGINIFVNNRLVNDRKISGAIKAAFRTLLEVGKNPICAFNIEVPPDAVDVNVHPRKAEVRFVDERKIFSYLIHMLGEFLSTTPWLRAHSSLPAAESAVLPVIESSKEFQNERRESLKTMDFLLSSTSEPSIKDSQQALELQPEIKKGFVYESKHLLPARKFADLKVIGQLCLTYLLCESEEGMVVLDQHAAHERVTFEYLRSQKNKGVVSSPLLIPIKLDLEHHDMMLAESHIEDFHEFGIEMEVFGESSVVIRALPDFMKNIDAQELVKDILSEFLLLGRAESVDKIFDHVCATMACHGSVRAGQMMSNEQISALLDDLDKIPFAAHCPHGRPIIKNFSKSELKKWFDRT; encoded by the coding sequence ATGGGTAAAATAATTGAATTGAGTCAGCATGTCTCTAATCAAATAGCTGCTGGTGAAGTGGTTGAGCGGCCAAGCTCTGTGGTCAAAGAACTTATAGAAAATGCACTTGATGCTGAGGCCACGCAGATAGAAGTAAGAATAAAAGATGGTGGTTTGAGCTATATTATTGTGCAAGATAACGGTTGCGGTATGGACGAGGACGATGTTCGTGCTGCCACCAAACGCTACGCTACCAGCAAAATCTCAACGGCCCATGACTTAGAAAGTCTTAGTAGTTTTGGCTTTCGTGGAGAGGCTTTGCCATCGATCGCTTCTATTTCGCGCATGAGCATAATTTCTCGCATGGAAAATCAAGCCCATGGAACCAAGGCGCTTATCGATGCCGGTAGTATTGTAGAAGTCTCGCCTCAGGGAGCTTTGCGTGGGTCGCGCATAGAGGTTCGCGATTTATTTTTTAATGTCCCCGCCCGGCTTAAGTTTGTAAAAAGCCAGCGGGCCGAAGTTTCAGCTATTGATAAACTCATACGATCTTTTGCTTTTGTGTATGAAAATGTATCTTGGAAATTTTTTAGCGAAGATAAATTAATTTTTTCAAGCGCTATGGGTGAAGATAAATCTCTGCTTCGGGCCGAAGCGCTTTTGGGTAAAGATACTCGCGGTTTGCTTTTTTTGTTTGAAGAAAAAAGCGAAGTGGTCAGTATAAAAGGCGCTCTTTGTGCGCCCTTGCTGACGAGAAAAGATATTCGCGGTATTAATATTTTTGTCAACAATAGATTAGTGAATGATAGAAAAATTTCAGGAGCTATCAAAGCCGCTTTCCGCACACTTCTCGAAGTAGGAAAAAACCCTATTTGTGCTTTTAATATTGAAGTACCGCCTGATGCGGTAGATGTGAATGTGCATCCAAGAAAAGCTGAAGTGCGATTTGTTGATGAAAGAAAGATTTTTTCTTATCTCATTCATATGCTTGGTGAATTTTTATCAACTACGCCATGGTTAAGAGCACACTCATCACTCCCTGCAGCTGAATCAGCAGTGCTTCCCGTGATAGAAAGTTCAAAGGAATTTCAAAATGAGCGACGAGAATCGCTTAAGACTATGGATTTTTTATTATCGAGCACATCTGAGCCGAGTATAAAAGACTCACAACAAGCGCTTGAGTTACAGCCCGAAATAAAAAAGGGCTTCGTTTATGAAAGTAAACATCTTTTGCCTGCTAGAAAATTTGCTGATTTAAAAGTGATTGGGCAGCTGTGCCTTACCTATCTTTTATGTGAAAGCGAGGAAGGAATGGTTGTGCTTGACCAGCATGCAGCGCACGAGAGAGTGACCTTTGAATATTTGCGTTCACAAAAAAATAAAGGGGTGGTGTCATCTCCACTTTTAATTCCAATCAAACTTGATTTAGAGCATCACGATATGATGCTTGCTGAATCACACATAGAAGATTTTCATGAGTTTGGTATTGAGATGGAAGTTTTTGGTGAATCTAGTGTGGTGATTCGTGCTTTACCAGATTTTATGAAAAATATTGATGCGCAGGAGTTGGTAAAAGATATTCTTTCGGAATTTCTTTTATTAGGAAGGGCCGAGTCTGTAGATAAAATTTTTGATCATGTCTGTGCTACCATGGCATGCCATGGCTCGGTCAGAGCTGGGCAGATGATGAGCAATGAGCAAATTTCTGCGTTGCTGGACGATTTGGATAAAATTCCTTTTGCAGCGCACTGTCCTCACGGTCGACCTATTATCAAGAATTTTTCTAAAAGCGAGTTAAAAAAATGGTTCGACCGAACGTGA
- the miaA gene encoding tRNA (adenosine(37)-N6)-dimethylallyltransferase MiaA — MVRPNVKPIIIAGPTGSGKSALALKWAKKYGGEIICADSRQFYQHMHIGTASPSKKECEEVPHHGFNCVDPSTTKVDAGYFVAFAKKTINEIQERGMRPIIVGGTGLYLRALRYGTGDVPKSNPQIVQELEEECDRIGLDKLYQELIRIDKNSAEFIRAQDRYRIIRALEIYRQTGKAPSKIRQSFYEKKTQLKARWIMKFCVRDKLLEKLKSRVERMFDEGLLNEAKALRNIVGVEHWALNVMGYHEALLVIDNKISLEEAQERVFIRHRQYSKQQTTWFKKEQFYRWHI, encoded by the coding sequence ATGGTTCGACCGAACGTGAAGCCCATTATTATTGCCGGCCCAACCGGCAGCGGAAAATCTGCTTTGGCTTTAAAATGGGCAAAGAAGTATGGCGGAGAAATTATCTGTGCTGATTCTCGCCAATTTTATCAACATATGCATATTGGCACGGCAAGTCCTTCTAAAAAGGAATGTGAAGAAGTTCCTCATCATGGATTTAACTGTGTAGATCCTTCAACTACTAAGGTGGATGCAGGATATTTTGTTGCCTTTGCTAAAAAAACTATCAATGAAATACAGGAACGTGGTATGCGGCCGATCATAGTCGGCGGGACTGGGCTTTACTTGCGCGCTTTGCGTTATGGCACGGGCGATGTGCCAAAATCAAATCCACAAATTGTCCAAGAGCTCGAAGAAGAGTGTGATCGAATAGGTTTGGATAAGCTCTATCAAGAATTGATTCGAATCGATAAGAACAGTGCCGAGTTTATTAGAGCGCAAGACCGCTATCGTATTATCCGTGCGCTTGAAATTTATCGGCAGACCGGCAAGGCTCCATCAAAGATTCGTCAAAGTTTTTATGAAAAAAAAACTCAGCTTAAAGCTCGTTGGATCATGAAATTTTGCGTGCGAGATAAGTTGTTAGAAAAACTCAAGTCCCGTGTCGAGCGTATGTTTGATGAAGGTTTGCTTAATGAGGCAAAAGCGCTGAGAAACATAGTGGGAGTAGAGCATTGGGCTTTAAATGTGATGGGTTATCATGAAGCATTGTTGGTGATCGATAACAAAATATCGCTAGAAGAAGCACAAGAAAGAGTTTTTATACGCCACAGGCAATATTCCAAGCAGCAAACTACCTGGTTTAAAAAAGAACAATTTTATCGGTGGCATATTTAA
- a CDS encoding aminotransferase class I/II-fold pyridoxal phosphate-dependent enzyme yields the protein MLKLAESHIMSMTPYVPGHIGGELGGFWAELASNENCLGPSQAAMEAIKKSVGFAHLYPNNKRAEVIKKICQHLSEFSITPDHVALGNGTTEIIVNLVRGLVSKKEAIMSGWPTFIMYQQAAIAQGVNEVKVDVLKDMSFDLEAMLKRIHQKNEIPIKVLFLANPNNPTGNYINEKDLDDFIAKLPSDLVLIMDEAYSEYVVAKDYPNALKYIHTRPRTIVLRTMSKIYALAGMRLGFAVGDKNIIDILCRVRDPFNVNVAVQFATIASLEDPDHVKRSIEHNLLHKPKLVQELSDLGFSVHDGVTNFILAKRAPHMPQINEIHQALMQKNIAVRPMASFGLPEYIRISVGTEHELKKLFLGMKEIINAPQTV from the coding sequence ATGTTGAAACTTGCTGAATCACATATCATGTCGATGACACCCTATGTTCCTGGTCATATTGGAGGAGAGTTAGGGGGGTTTTGGGCGGAACTTGCATCAAATGAAAATTGTTTAGGTCCATCACAGGCAGCGATGGAAGCTATTAAAAAAAGCGTTGGATTTGCACATCTTTATCCGAACAATAAACGAGCTGAGGTAATCAAAAAAATTTGCCAGCATCTATCGGAATTTTCTATTACACCTGACCACGTTGCTCTAGGCAATGGCACTACTGAAATAATTGTAAATTTAGTGCGAGGTTTGGTGTCCAAGAAAGAAGCCATAATGTCAGGGTGGCCGACATTTATCATGTATCAGCAGGCCGCTATAGCTCAGGGGGTAAATGAAGTAAAAGTGGATGTGCTCAAGGATATGTCCTTCGACTTAGAAGCGATGCTCAAACGTATTCATCAAAAAAATGAGATCCCCATCAAGGTATTATTTTTAGCGAATCCTAATAATCCAACAGGAAATTATATCAATGAAAAAGATCTTGATGATTTTATTGCGAAGCTTCCTTCCGATCTCGTTTTAATAATGGACGAAGCTTATAGCGAATACGTTGTGGCAAAAGATTATCCTAATGCCCTGAAATATATTCACACGCGGCCCAGAACCATTGTGCTTCGAACCATGAGCAAAATTTATGCTCTTGCTGGAATGCGGCTTGGTTTTGCGGTGGGTGATAAAAATATCATTGATATTTTATGCCGCGTTCGAGATCCATTTAATGTCAATGTTGCTGTACAGTTTGCAACCATCGCTTCACTCGAAGATCCAGATCATGTCAAAAGAAGTATCGAGCACAATCTCTTGCATAAACCAAAGCTCGTACAAGAGTTGAGTGATTTGGGATTTAGTGTTCATGATGGAGTAACCAATTTTATTTTGGCTAAGCGTGCTCCCCATATGCCTCAGATAAACGAGATTCACCAAGCATTGATGCAAAAAAATATTGCGGTTCGACCTATGGCGAGCTTTGGTCTGCCTGAATATATTCGCATATCGGTGGGCACTGAGCATGAGCTTAAAAAACTTTTTTTGGGCATGAAAGAAATTATAAATGCACCTCAAACAGTTTAG
- a CDS encoding (d)CMP kinase, with the protein MAFIVAIDGPAGTGKSSVARLVAKKLNFIYVDTGAIYRALAVLAIQHGIDAYDEQGLANLTCHLKLAIDEKNACTQILLDGHKVERELRQEKISGLASVVSQHQLVRTQLLQLQRDVVTHIKGGAIYEGRDIGTVVFPKAGLKIFITANSKTRAMRRFEEIQKMHKEVSFDEILESIEKRDERDKNRMAAPMQKAHDAKVIDTSHMTIQEVCDKTIELVNEAQKNYQEG; encoded by the coding sequence ATGGCATTTATAGTTGCGATCGATGGTCCTGCCGGAACGGGCAAAAGTTCTGTAGCTCGTTTGGTGGCAAAAAAATTAAATTTTATTTATGTGGATACGGGAGCGATTTATCGAGCTCTTGCTGTGCTTGCTATTCAGCACGGAATAGATGCTTACGATGAGCAAGGGCTGGCAAATTTGACTTGTCACTTAAAGTTGGCCATCGATGAAAAAAATGCATGTACCCAGATTTTACTCGATGGTCATAAAGTTGAGCGCGAACTTCGGCAAGAAAAAATTAGCGGCTTAGCGTCTGTTGTGAGTCAACATCAGCTGGTTCGAACTCAATTATTGCAGCTGCAAAGGGATGTGGTGACTCACATTAAAGGCGGTGCAATCTATGAGGGACGAGATATTGGTACGGTAGTATTTCCCAAAGCGGGATTAAAAATTTTTATTACGGCCAACTCTAAGACTCGCGCTATGAGGCGTTTTGAAGAAATTCAAAAAATGCACAAAGAAGTGAGCTTTGATGAAATCCTTGAGTCCATTGAAAAACGTGATGAGCGCGATAAAAATCGCATGGCGGCACCCATGCAAAAAGCGCATGATGCCAAAGTTATTGATACATCGCACATGACGATACAAGAAGTGTGTGACAAAACCATTGAGCTTGTGAATGAAGCTCAAAAAAATTATCAGGAAGGCTAG
- a CDS encoding histidine--tRNA ligase: MVVAKAVRGMNDLFPKELHLWQKIEDAIKSIFPLYAYQEIRTPILEDLALFKRGIGETTDIVEKEMFIVPDGDHTYCLRPENTAAVVRALIERGGISADSQEKLYYIGPMFRKERPQKGRLRQFHQYGIELFGVSEPAADVEIMAMVQHLFDRLGPKNIELKINSLGTNEERNSYKIHLKDYLTDKKLLLCNDCQRRLDLNPLRILDCKNDGCKEIIKDAPKSIDSLGVESRTHFDQVLFGLSDININFSIEHNLVRGLDYYNRTVFEFVAKEGLGAQNTIAAGGRYDGLFLTLGNKIDLPAIGCAGGIERLALLLEDGESNNEGPKISLIGADQDGQKIVKSLAYALRKMNIAADFPLQPKSMKAMMRRADKLKASFVAVVGQEEIKNGRVKIKDMKTSASTELNLEAYQIAHHLGNSISEE; encoded by the coding sequence ATGGTAGTTGCCAAAGCAGTGAGAGGAATGAATGATTTGTTTCCCAAAGAGCTTCATCTTTGGCAAAAAATTGAAGATGCAATCAAGTCCATCTTTCCTCTTTATGCTTACCAAGAAATTCGCACTCCCATTTTAGAAGATCTTGCTTTGTTTAAACGAGGCATTGGTGAAACTACCGATATCGTAGAAAAAGAAATGTTTATCGTTCCTGATGGTGATCACACTTATTGTTTGCGACCAGAAAATACAGCAGCAGTAGTGCGTGCTTTGATCGAGCGTGGTGGTATCAGTGCCGATAGTCAGGAAAAACTTTATTATATTGGGCCGATGTTTCGCAAAGAACGACCGCAAAAGGGGCGGCTGCGACAGTTTCATCAATATGGCATTGAATTATTCGGAGTGAGTGAGCCTGCAGCCGATGTTGAAATAATGGCTATGGTACAACATCTTTTCGATAGGCTTGGGCCAAAAAATATTGAGCTTAAAATAAATAGTCTCGGTACCAATGAAGAGCGCAACAGCTATAAAATACACTTGAAAGACTATTTGACCGATAAAAAACTTTTGCTGTGCAATGACTGCCAAAGAAGGCTTGACCTTAATCCTTTACGTATTTTGGATTGCAAAAACGATGGCTGCAAAGAAATTATTAAGGATGCTCCTAAAAGTATTGATTCACTAGGAGTAGAATCGCGTACGCATTTCGATCAGGTTTTGTTTGGACTCAGTGATATCAATATAAATTTTTCTATCGAGCACAATTTAGTTCGTGGTCTTGATTATTACAATCGAACAGTTTTTGAGTTTGTGGCTAAAGAGGGTTTAGGGGCACAAAATACCATCGCTGCCGGTGGTCGTTACGACGGATTATTTTTAACTTTGGGCAATAAAATTGATCTTCCCGCCATTGGTTGTGCCGGCGGCATAGAGCGATTAGCGCTTTTGTTAGAAGATGGCGAAAGCAACAATGAAGGACCGAAAATTTCTTTGATAGGTGCAGACCAAGATGGACAAAAAATTGTCAAATCTTTGGCTTATGCGCTTAGAAAAATGAATATTGCTGCTGATTTCCCTTTGCAGCCTAAGAGCATGAAAGCCATGATGCGTCGAGCGGATAAACTTAAGGCTTCTTTTGTTGCAGTTGTTGGCCAAGAGGAAATAAAAAATGGGCGTGTCAAAATTAAAGACATGAAGACTTCAGCAAGTACAGAATTAAACTTAGAAGCCTATCAAATTGCGCACCATCTAGGAAATTCTATATCAGAGGAATAG
- a CDS encoding 2-oxo acid dehydrogenase subunit E2: MTYHTSLRRKIAIATWSSPKEGNIYGKMCIDMGNALKYIQYLRATTNEKITVTHLVGRATGLAFSQCPDLNGRIFFGRYYPHKTVDLAFLVALDDGKDLAKFKLQKVDEKNTAAIARELKQGALKLRSGDDNEFEKSKKLIQRMPTWMVRFVLWLSGYITGAAGLNVGFLGLQKFPFGSCVITSVGMFGIDEGYAPPTPFARVPVYLAIPEIKKRPVVINDEIVIRPMLDLTATIDHRFMDGFRAAQITKMIRGGLEKPWEMDGVEESAVLETLYELERSKKQVSRDSLV; this comes from the coding sequence ATGACATATCACACCTCACTCAGACGAAAAATAGCCATTGCCACATGGTCGTCCCCTAAAGAGGGTAATATCTATGGCAAGATGTGCATCGATATGGGAAATGCGCTCAAATATATTCAGTATTTGCGAGCAACTACCAATGAAAAAATTACGGTCACTCATTTGGTAGGACGCGCTACTGGCCTGGCCTTTTCTCAGTGTCCAGATTTAAATGGTCGAATATTTTTTGGGCGCTATTATCCTCATAAAACAGTTGACTTAGCTTTTTTGGTTGCTTTGGATGATGGAAAAGATCTTGCCAAATTTAAACTTCAAAAGGTGGATGAAAAAAATACTGCAGCCATAGCTCGCGAGCTCAAACAGGGTGCGCTCAAACTCCGTTCAGGAGATGATAACGAATTTGAGAAATCCAAAAAGTTAATTCAAAGAATGCCTACGTGGATGGTGCGCTTTGTGCTATGGCTTTCTGGTTATATCACGGGTGCAGCAGGGCTCAATGTTGGATTCTTGGGACTACAAAAATTTCCTTTTGGATCGTGTGTTATTACAAGTGTAGGAATGTTTGGTATCGATGAAGGCTATGCTCCACCAACACCTTTTGCTAGAGTCCCCGTTTATTTGGCCATACCAGAAATTAAAAAACGCCCTGTGGTTATCAATGATGAAATTGTTATTCGTCCGATGTTGGATCTGACAGCGACCATCGATCACCGCTTTATGGATGGTTTTCGCGCAGCGCAAATTACCAAAATGATACGAGGCGGTTTAGAAAAACCATGGGAAATGGATGGCGTAGAAGAATCTGCAGTTTTAGAAACTTTGTATGAACTTGAACGATCAAAAAAACAAGTTTCGAGAGACTCGCTTGTCTAA